DNA sequence from the Candidatus Coatesbacteria bacterium genome:
CCTCGGCCACCCCATCGGCGCCTCGGGCGCCCGCATCCTGGTCACCCTGCTCTACGAGATGACCCGCCGCGACGATAAACTCGGCCTGGCCGCCCTGTGTCTCGGCGGCGGCAACGCCGTGGCCCTGGCCGTCGAGCGGCCCTGACCGCACCAGACCGCCGACGAGGCGGCACGCTTGTTGCCCGACAACACCCGGCCGCCGAGCCGGGTGTTGTCGGCCTGCAAGAAGCGTGACGCCGGAGCCGCAAAGAAGCGTGAACCGCTAAAGGGGAGAGCATGAAGACCATCCAACGACCGGCCTGGTTCGAACGCATCAAACCCCTCTGGCTCTGGCTGATGCTCGCCGTCGGCCTGGTCGGCTCGGTGCTGGCCGTGTTGCTGCTTCGGGATGCGCTGATCCCGCTGCGCGCCCTGGCGCCCCACGATCCCGTCGAACTGCAGTTCGCCTGGAGCCGCGCGGCGGCGATCGAGATCCTGCGCGGCTACGAGCTGCTCCTGCCCGCTCTGTTCACCTCCCTGGTCATCGACGGCTTCTTCCCCGTTTGCTACGGCCTGCTGCTCCTCGGCGCGGCGACGCTGGTCCGGCGTGGCACACCACCAGGAAGCTGGCGCCGCCTGGGCGGCGCGGCGATGCTGTTTGCCGGACTGGCACCGGTCTGCGACTGGCTGGAGAACGCCTTCACCCTACAGTTGATCACCAACCTCGAGACGGTTCCCGGCTGGGCCGTTTTCGGCCTGACCCTGTTCGCGGAGATAAAATGGCTGTTGCTGCTGGCGGTGGTCGTTTGGCTGTTGGGCGCCGTTATCGTCGTCATTCGCCGGCGCAGGTCGGTTAAGATTATAACTGACAAGGCATAAGGTCTATTCTCGTAGACGAATATAACCCTTGACAAATCAAGGGTGAAGGTTTAGAATCGCGCTTGTGTTAAGACATTTTCGCAATAAACCCAAGCGACAACCCGGGAGGTTCGAGATGGCCGGCATGCCTCTGATCGGCGACAAGTTCCCCGAGATGCAAGTTCAGACCACCCACGGTCCGCGCAAGCTGCCCCACGACATGAAGGGCCGCTGGTGGATCCTTTTCAGCCACCCCGCCGATTTTACCCCCGTCTGCACCACGGAGTTCCACGCTTTCCAGGCCCGCTGGGAGCAGTTCCAGGAGCTGGACTGCGATCTCCTCGGCCTCTCCGTCGACCAGGTCTTCAGCCACATCAAGTGGGTCGAGTGGATCGGCGACAACCTGGACACCGAGATCAAGTTCCCGATCATCGCCGACACCGGCCAGGTGGCCGAGACCCTGGGCCTGATCCACCCCGGCAAGGGCACCAACACCGTGCGCGCCGTCTTCTTCGTCGACCCCCGGGCCACCATCCGCGCCATGCTCTACTACCCCCAGGAGCTGGGCCGCAACATGGACGAGTTCGTCCGGATGGTCAAGGGTTTCCAACTGGCCGACGAGAAGAAGGTCGCCATCCCGGCTGACTGGCCGGAGAACAAGCTGGTCGGCGACCACGTCATCGTCCCGCCGGCCTCGGACCACGAAGCCGCCAAGAAGCGGATGCAGTCCAAAGACCACGAGTGCTACG
Encoded proteins:
- a CDS encoding peroxiredoxin → MAGMPLIGDKFPEMQVQTTHGPRKLPHDMKGRWWILFSHPADFTPVCTTEFHAFQARWEQFQELDCDLLGLSVDQVFSHIKWVEWIGDNLDTEIKFPIIADTGQVAETLGLIHPGKGTNTVRAVFFVDPRATIRAMLYYPQELGRNMDEFVRMVKGFQLADEKKVAIPADWPENKLVGDHVIVPPASDHEAAKKRMQSKDHECYDWWFCHKKA